GTCGACATATTTGGACAGCTGCTTCTTGAGCCCTTTGGCGTTTTCTTCAATGGTTTCCCGAGTGAGCATTTGGCGCATCTCCGTCTTGCCGCTCGGATCTCCCACCATGGCCGTACCTCCGCCCACCAGGGCGATGGGACGGTGTCCGGCTCGCTGAAGATGGGCCAGGCTCATGATAGGCACCAGACTACCCACGTGCAGGCTGTCCGCCGTGGGATCGAAACCGATATAGGCGGTCACGCGCTTGTTGAACAGATCCCTTACCAAGGCTTCGTCGGTAACCTGTTCGACAAACCCGCGTTCGTACAGTATGTCGTACGGATTCATGGGCTCTTGCCCTCCTTGATACCTTTTGCTGAAACTTAATCTCATAGAATACCCGCGGGGTTATCCCCGGTCAATAGTAATTTTCCCGGAAAACCGAGAAAAGAAGTTGACACCCCCGCCTCCGAGTGGTAATTTCGGCAATCTCGTTGGGGCTGTAGCTCAGCTGGGAGAGCGCATGAATGGCATTCATGAGGCCGTGGGTTCGATCCCCATCAGCTCCACCAACAAAAGCGTCGATAAATAAGCGGGTTACCTTCGAAAGGCGAACCCGCTTATTATTTGGCGGCTGTGACGGAAAACCGTTTTATTCCCCATCTTATCCCCCTTTTCACCGTCACGATCTTCACTTCGATTTTAAGATTCCAGTGCCTGGATTCCAGCGGTTTGTGCGCCATGGAGTTCATTTCGTTCGGGCGGCTTCCAACGGTTTTCCGGCAGGCGAGCCCGCAGAATACTTTGAATTACAACGTTGACCCTAAAGGCGGGTCTTGTTACCAATGAAGAATCCGGAAAGAATAAGGGGTGATTCCATGAAGAAACAACAGATCATCGAGACGATCCGGTGCAACCGCGCCTTACTGGAAGAGTTCTCGGTCAAATCCCTCTCGGTCTTCGGCTCCGTTGTGCGGGGCGAGGCTCGGCCGGAAAGCGATGTGGATATTTTGGTGGAATTCGATGCGGAGGCCGAAATCGGTTTGTTTGAATTCGTCCGCCTGAAGAACGCATTAAGCGATCTGATCGGCATTCCGGTGGATTTGGCAACGCCCGATGCCCTTCATCCGGCGCTGAAAGACGACATACTCCGGGAGGCGGTCCATGTCGCCTAGAAAATGGGAATTCCGTTTGGAGGATATGCTGGAAGCCGCTACCAAGGATCTTCCCGTTTTGCGCTCTCTGTTGGAAACTCTGCAATCCAGGATCGCACGAAAGGATTAATCGACGGCTTTAAACGAAAACACACGCAATCTCACCCCCCATTTCCAAGGGGAAAAATGGATGTCGAACGGAATCTTTCTCATAGACCGGGACGGCCGGCTCCAGCAACCGGAGAGTTTAAATGAATTCCTGGATACTTTCGAGTGGGTGCTTGCCGAGGTGAGAGCGTTTCATGAAGCAGAGCAGACAAGATGAATCGGTTAATTCTCCTTTGGTAAATAAGGGCTCCGCCTGCATCGTCCATTCCGAACGTAGCATAGAAAAGCGGTTCAGAAATCAAAGTTTCTTGAAAACAGAGTCGGCAAGGGACGAGTTATATATTTTTCCAATCTTTTAATTGGAAATCGCATATGATAATGACATTCTTATACGGCCTTTTACCCTTCCACCATATTGAAGATCGGACCAAGTCCGACTACACCAGAGGAGACGGCTTAAGACCGTCAACGTTGCGTCATCCAGTTACAGGTCCTGCTTATCGGACTGCTTACTTAAGCCAAAAAACGTCTGGAGAAGACGAACAGGATATTTAGTTGGAGCAGGCCATACAGCACCTGTAATGCAAGCAAATTTTAACATTTTGAGGTATTCTGTCCGAATCAACAAGTAGCTTCTCAAGAAAAGGGCGGGAATGAATAGCAGTCTTCTGACGTCTCAGATTGGGCAGCGTATATCCCTCCCGGGACATTTCGATGTTCCCGTACTACTGGAGGATGCGAGACCGCTCGGCCCTGATGATTCGGCAGGCTTTGAGTGCCGCGTTCGTCTTCCCGACGGTTCATTGGAAGAAGCTGTCATCTCACCGGAAGAGGTGACGACTCTCCTTGAAACGCGTCCGAGCGAATCCAAATCTGCGACCCCCGTAGATGCCGATAAACTCCGACTTCTGATCGAGTCGGCTCGAATCCGACTGGCTTATGCTCATGATGAGCAATTTGCCGTGAGCCTTTCGGGCATTCGCACCCTGCCGCACCAGATCGAGGCGGTATATCAGGCGATGCTTCCGCAGCCTAGATTGCGCTTTCTTCTGGCGGATGATCCGGGAGCCGGCAAGACGATCATGGCCGGGCTCCTGGTGAAAGAGCTGAAGCTGCGTGGGGCGATTGAGCGCATCCTTATCCTGTGCCCCGCGCCGCTCACAATTCAGTGGCAAGACGAGATGCTCCGATGGTTCGGCGAATCCTTCGACATGATTTTTTCCGCTGTTGACCAGCAACAACTGACGAATCCATGGCAGAGGTCTTCCCAGATTGTTGCCTCCATTGACTACGCCAAGCAGGATGACGTACGTGAGCGCGTCTGGCAGCAGCGGTGGGATTTGGTCATTATTGACGAGGCTCATAAGTGCTCAGCTCGTACGACCTCAGGCGGACGGAATCGTGAATCCAAGATAGCAACGACTAAACGTTACGACCTGGCATGGCGTCTCACTTCTCA
This genomic window from Deltaproteobacteria bacterium contains:
- the tyrS gene encoding tyrosine--tRNA ligase; protein product: MNPYDILYERGFVEQVTDEALVRDLFNKRVTAYIGFDPTADSLHVGSLVPIMSLAHLQRAGHRPIALVGGGTAMVGDPSGKTEMRQMLTRETIEENAKGLKKQLSKYVD
- a CDS encoding nucleotidyltransferase family protein, producing MKKQQIIETIRCNRALLEEFSVKSLSVFGSVVRGEARPESDVDILVEFDAEAEIGLFEFVRLKNALSDLIGIPVDLATPDALHPALKDDILREAVHVA